In one Hyphomicrobium sp. 99 genomic region, the following are encoded:
- a CDS encoding PsiF family protein, producing MNTTKLLAAAVAATFVMGAGTAFAAAEKSAASMECSKQADAKGLHGKDRKKFREHCKHEMMHSKEAKPEEKK from the coding sequence ATGAATACCACCAAATTGCTTGCTGCAGCTGTTGCGGCCACGTTCGTCATGGGCGCGGGAACGGCATTCGCCGCTGCCGAAAAGTCGGCTGCGTCGATGGAATGTTCGAAGCAGGCAGATGCGAAGGGTCTGCACGGCAAGGATCGCAAGAAATTCCGCGAGCATTGCAAGCACGAGATGATGCACTCGAAGGAAGCGAAGCCGGAAGAGAAGAAGTAA
- a CDS encoding SDR family NAD(P)-dependent oxidoreductase: MPLTEDAKTALVTGANRGIGFAIARQLAVQGFRVLAGVRSREKAVIASEAFEKAGVMVTPVVLNMADAGRLAAALTELELSHSPIDVLVNNAAILIDGPGGFSSSLFDMTDETFRRTWETNVLGPAVMMRSLMPGMLTRGYGRVVNMSSLAGQLSGMGKGYPAYRVSKTALNALTRIAAGEAAASGTDVKVNSCSPGWVRTAMGGNDAPRSPEQGAETAVWLATIDSEGPNGGFFQDKEEQPW, from the coding sequence ATGCCGCTTACGGAGGATGCCAAGACAGCTCTCGTCACGGGCGCCAATCGCGGCATCGGATTCGCGATCGCTCGTCAGCTTGCGGTTCAGGGTTTTCGCGTTCTTGCCGGCGTGCGGTCGCGTGAGAAGGCGGTCATCGCCTCAGAGGCTTTCGAGAAGGCGGGCGTCATGGTTACGCCAGTCGTTCTCAACATGGCGGACGCCGGGCGCTTGGCCGCCGCACTCACCGAGCTGGAACTCTCTCATTCACCGATCGACGTGCTCGTTAACAACGCCGCTATTCTGATCGACGGTCCGGGTGGGTTCAGCTCCAGTCTGTTCGACATGACGGACGAGACTTTCCGGCGAACGTGGGAGACGAACGTGCTGGGCCCGGCCGTTATGATGCGCTCGCTCATGCCCGGAATGCTGACGCGCGGCTATGGCCGCGTGGTCAACATGTCGTCTCTCGCCGGGCAGTTGAGCGGTATGGGCAAGGGCTATCCGGCCTACCGCGTTTCAAAGACGGCGCTGAACGCTTTGACCCGGATCGCTGCGGGGGAAGCTGCCGCGTCGGGCACGGATGTGAAGGTCAACTCCTGCTCGCCGGGCTGGGTCAGGACCGCTATGGGCGGCAACGATGCGCCTCGTTCGCCGGAGCAGGGCGCGGAAACGGCAGTCTGGCTGGCGACAATCGACAGCGAAGGGCCCAACGGTGGATTTTTTCAGGACAAGGAAGAGCAGCCCTGGTGA
- a CDS encoding pyridoxal phosphate-dependent aminotransferase, with the protein MGFIADSLNRIQPSATIAVSMKARQLKSQGRDIVSLSAGEPDFDTPQNIKDAAKKALDEGKTKYTDVDGIPELKAAIVAKFKRDNGLDYKTSQVSVGTGGKQVLYNALLATLNPGDEVVIPSPCWVSYADIVILGGGKPVFAETTLEDGYKLRAEALEKAITPKTKWFIFNSPSNPTGTAYSAEDLKVLTDVLLKHPHVWVLTDDMYEHLLYDGLKFATPAQVEPKLYDRTLTMNGLSKAYCMTGWRLGYAAGPEILINAMRKLQSQSTSNPSSIVQWAGVEALNGPQDFIAANNKVFVERRDLVVSMLNQAKGLQCPKPQGAFYVYPSIKALVGKTSKSGTVIKNDEDFVTALLEEEGVAVVHGAAFEGSPSFRVSYAASTESLKDACTRIQRFCGNLT; encoded by the coding sequence ATGGGCTTCATCGCCGACAGTCTGAACCGCATCCAACCTTCCGCGACCATCGCCGTTTCCATGAAGGCGCGACAGCTCAAGTCGCAAGGGCGCGATATCGTTTCGCTGTCAGCGGGCGAGCCGGATTTCGATACGCCGCAGAACATCAAAGATGCCGCCAAGAAGGCGCTCGACGAGGGCAAGACGAAATACACGGACGTCGACGGCATTCCCGAACTCAAGGCGGCGATCGTCGCGAAGTTCAAGCGCGACAACGGGCTCGACTACAAAACGAGTCAGGTATCGGTCGGCACGGGCGGCAAGCAGGTGCTCTATAATGCGCTGCTTGCGACGCTCAATCCGGGAGACGAGGTCGTCATTCCGTCGCCCTGCTGGGTCTCTTACGCCGACATCGTGATCCTCGGCGGCGGCAAGCCGGTGTTTGCCGAGACGACGCTCGAAGACGGCTACAAGCTCCGCGCGGAAGCGCTCGAAAAGGCGATCACGCCGAAGACCAAGTGGTTCATCTTCAATTCGCCGTCCAACCCGACGGGAACGGCCTATTCGGCTGAAGATCTGAAAGTGCTGACGGACGTGCTGCTCAAGCATCCGCACGTGTGGGTGCTGACGGACGATATGTACGAGCACCTGCTCTACGACGGGCTGAAGTTCGCGACGCCGGCGCAGGTGGAACCGAAGCTCTACGATCGCACGCTCACGATGAACGGGCTGTCGAAGGCTTACTGCATGACCGGCTGGCGTCTCGGATATGCCGCGGGTCCGGAGATTCTCATCAATGCCATGCGCAAGCTGCAGTCGCAGTCGACGTCGAACCCGTCGTCCATCGTGCAGTGGGCAGGCGTCGAGGCGCTCAACGGGCCGCAGGACTTCATTGCGGCGAACAACAAGGTTTTCGTCGAACGGCGGGATCTCGTCGTCAGCATGCTGAACCAAGCGAAGGGCTTGCAGTGCCCGAAGCCGCAGGGTGCGTTCTACGTCTATCCGAGCATCAAGGCGTTGGTGGGCAAGACGAGCAAATCCGGGACCGTCATCAAGAACGATGAAGACTTCGTCACGGCGTTGCTGGAGGAAGAAGGCGTTGCCGTCGTGCATGGCGCCGCGTTCGAGGGGTCGCCATCGTTCCGCGTGTCTTATGCGGCTTCCACCGAGTCGCTGAAGGATGCCTGCACGCGCATCCAGCGCTTCTGCGGAAATCTCACCTGA
- a CDS encoding elongation factor G, with amino-acid sequence MTSPDGPKGGNGTHGNRPGVRGARCIALIGPFASGKTTLLEAILARTGTISRAGSIVANSTVGDSTPEAREHAMSVGLNVADASFLGENFTFIDCPGSVEFAHEGALALPACDMAVVVCEADPKRVSALQVILKQLDDAGVPHILFLNKIDASPIPVYDVIPSLQPASAKPLVLRQIPIWENGIATGFVDLASERAYVYREHASSKIIELPSAIEAREKEARFQMLEKLADYDDELMEQLLADIPPPNDRVFDDLSKELRDGLICPVLIGSAEHGHGILRLLKALRHECPSVEDTAKRLNLDGQKSAAYVFKSVHTKAGGKLSYTRVFAGDIPDGATVTGADGHEQRVAGIFTIRGEEAVKRGTAKAGETVALGRLDSIRSGETIAVGKAAIAQVSTLEAPQPALAIGLGLKDRKDEVKLSAAVAKLIDEDPSLTLEHNAEMHQILLHGQGEMHIRVALERLMRKYGIDVQREKRRVGYKETIRTATEVRGRHKKQSGGHGQFGDVKLDIKPLPRSGGIVFDEKITGGAIPKNFIPSVEIGVRDYLSEGPLGFPVVDVAVTLTDGSFHSVDSSDMAFRQAGRLAMSEGLPKCNPVLLEPIMAVSIAVPSESNARINSIISQRRGQILGFDARPEWPGWDLIQAHIPEAEMDSLIIDLRSATAGVGSFTSGFDHLAEVSGRLRDQVLAANRAAAE; translated from the coding sequence ATGACGAGCCCAGATGGCCCGAAGGGCGGAAATGGCACTCACGGAAATAGGCCTGGGGTCCGAGGCGCGCGCTGCATAGCGCTCATCGGACCCTTCGCCAGCGGTAAGACGACACTTCTCGAAGCCATACTTGCCCGCACGGGCACCATTTCGCGAGCCGGATCGATCGTAGCCAACTCGACCGTCGGCGACAGCACACCGGAAGCTCGCGAGCACGCGATGAGCGTCGGTCTCAACGTCGCCGACGCGTCATTCCTCGGGGAAAATTTCACCTTCATAGATTGTCCAGGTTCGGTTGAGTTCGCGCATGAAGGCGCTCTCGCGCTGCCCGCTTGCGATATGGCGGTGGTCGTTTGCGAGGCCGATCCGAAGCGCGTTTCAGCGCTGCAGGTCATTCTCAAGCAACTCGATGACGCGGGCGTCCCGCACATTCTCTTCCTGAACAAAATCGATGCGTCGCCGATACCGGTTTATGACGTCATTCCGAGCCTGCAGCCAGCCAGTGCCAAGCCGCTCGTGCTGCGCCAGATCCCGATCTGGGAAAATGGCATCGCTACGGGCTTCGTCGATCTCGCGTCAGAACGCGCGTACGTCTACCGCGAACATGCTTCCAGCAAGATCATCGAGCTGCCGTCCGCGATCGAAGCACGCGAGAAGGAAGCGCGATTCCAGATGCTCGAGAAACTCGCCGATTACGACGATGAGCTTATGGAGCAGCTACTGGCCGATATTCCGCCGCCCAATGACCGTGTGTTCGATGATCTCTCAAAGGAATTGCGCGACGGTCTGATTTGCCCCGTTCTCATCGGCTCAGCCGAGCATGGGCACGGCATCCTTCGCCTATTGAAGGCGCTTCGTCATGAGTGTCCGTCAGTCGAAGACACGGCAAAGCGGTTGAATCTCGATGGCCAGAAATCCGCGGCTTACGTGTTCAAGAGCGTGCATACGAAGGCTGGCGGAAAACTGTCGTACACGCGTGTTTTCGCCGGCGATATCCCCGATGGCGCGACGGTCACGGGCGCTGACGGGCACGAGCAGCGCGTTGCCGGCATCTTCACCATTCGCGGCGAGGAGGCAGTCAAGCGGGGCACAGCAAAGGCTGGCGAGACAGTGGCGCTCGGCCGGCTCGATAGCATTCGCTCAGGCGAGACGATTGCTGTCGGGAAAGCGGCGATTGCGCAGGTCTCCACGCTTGAAGCTCCGCAGCCCGCGCTCGCAATCGGGCTTGGTCTGAAAGATCGGAAGGACGAGGTGAAGCTGTCGGCTGCGGTCGCCAAGCTCATCGACGAAGATCCGTCCCTGACGCTCGAACACAATGCCGAGATGCATCAAATTCTGCTGCATGGGCAGGGCGAGATGCACATTCGCGTGGCGTTGGAACGGCTGATGCGCAAGTACGGCATCGACGTGCAGCGGGAGAAGCGGCGTGTCGGTTATAAGGAAACGATCCGGACAGCGACGGAAGTCCGCGGGCGGCATAAGAAACAGTCGGGCGGACACGGCCAGTTCGGCGACGTCAAGCTCGACATCAAACCGCTGCCCCGAAGCGGCGGGATCGTCTTCGACGAGAAGATCACCGGCGGGGCCATTCCGAAGAACTTCATTCCGTCGGTTGAAATCGGTGTGCGCGATTACCTCAGTGAAGGTCCGCTCGGGTTTCCCGTTGTCGACGTTGCGGTGACGCTGACGGATGGGTCGTTTCATTCGGTCGATTCATCCGACATGGCGTTCCGCCAGGCTGGGCGGCTGGCGATGTCGGAGGGTCTACCGAAATGCAATCCGGTTCTCCTGGAGCCGATCATGGCGGTATCGATTGCGGTGCCGTCGGAGTCCAATGCGCGGATCAACAGCATCATCTCGCAGCGGCGAGGGCAGATCCTCGGCTTTGACGCGCGTCCGGAATGGCCGGGATGGGATTTGATCCAGGCTCACATTCCGGAAGCGGAGATGGATAGCCTGATCATCGATCTCAGATCGGCAACGGCCGGTGTCGGATCTTTCACTTCGGGGTTCGACCACTTGGCCGAGGTTTCCGGTCGCCTCCGCGATCAAGTGCTTGCCGCGAACCGAGCGGCGGCGGAATAG